From Methanococcus maripaludis, one genomic window encodes:
- a CDS encoding thiamine pyrophosphate-dependent enzyme, whose amino-acid sequence MEKNPFQRTEKIDISWCPGCGNFAIKASLSNALSKLKLNPQNVAIVSGIGQAGKMPHYITVNGFHTLHGRAIPAATAVKTTNPELTVIAEGGDGDMYAEGGNHLIHAIRRNPNITVLIHNNQIYGLTKGQASPTTLVSTKTPTQPWGVFEEPLNSIALAISLNASFVARTFSGNIEKTEEIIIEAINHKGLSIVDIFHPCPSFNKVNTLQWYKEHTYYLEGHDVTDRKKAFEKSLETDKYPLGIFYTCEKPVFEDVVPPYISEKTPIWKREPNLEKIEEIMNSKRT is encoded by the coding sequence ATGGAAAAAAATCCTTTTCAAAGAACTGAAAAAATAGATATTTCCTGGTGTCCGGGATGTGGAAACTTTGCAATAAAAGCATCACTTTCAAATGCCCTGTCAAAACTGAAATTAAACCCGCAAAATGTTGCAATTGTTTCAGGAATCGGGCAGGCTGGAAAAATGCCTCACTACATAACTGTAAATGGATTTCATACATTACATGGAAGAGCGATACCTGCTGCAACTGCCGTGAAAACCACAAATCCCGAGCTTACAGTAATTGCAGAAGGTGGCGATGGCGATATGTATGCAGAAGGTGGAAATCATCTTATTCATGCTATTCGAAGAAACCCAAATATCACAGTTTTGATACATAATAATCAGATATACGGGCTTACAAAAGGACAAGCCTCCCCAACTACCCTGGTTTCAACAAAAACTCCTACTCAACCGTGGGGAGTATTTGAGGAACCTTTAAATTCGATAGCACTTGCAATTTCATTAAACGCATCTTTTGTGGCACGTACATTTTCAGGAAATATTGAAAAAACCGAAGAAATAATAATTGAAGCAATAAATCATAAGGGTTTATCTATTGTAGATATATTTCATCCCTGTCCCTCATTTAACAAAGTAAATACTCTTCAATGGTATAAAGAACATACTTATTATTTAGAAGGCCATGATGTAACGGATAGAAAAAAAGCATTTGAAAAATCGCTTGAAACTGATAAGTATCCCCTTGGAATATTTTATACTTGTGAAAAACCCGTATTTGAAGACGTTGTTCCCCCATACATCTCAGAAAAAACTCCGATATGGAAAAGAGAACCGAATTTAGAAAAAATTGAAGAAATAATGAATTCAAAAAGAACTTAA
- a CDS encoding N-glycosylase/DNA lyase codes for MENLEKINELVEIFGHFDVEFAKNMEEKMDTQYLVLQNLKYSMDNDEMFIKLVILNSIVSYQLCTTGELWWGEFSEYWSKNEVNNDNLGEKYINFLKNSKGNRRLLNVKIKRIEKVIPFLETINLLDFKNYYVTMEELLEKLSKCLNSKKNAKTIVFALKMFGYSSRIVFNEFIPYPMEIEIPKDSRIEKYTLKFTDKDPIKFWNNISKITKIPPLHIDSIIWPVLGKKFDFESCNGKIGKKSKYLFKLLEF; via the coding sequence ATGGAAAATTTAGAAAAAATAAACGAACTTGTCGAAATATTTGGGCATTTTGACGTGGAATTTGCTAAAAACATGGAAGAAAAAATGGATACACAATATCTGGTTCTTCAGAATCTAAAATATTCAATGGATAACGATGAAATGTTTATAAAACTCGTGATTTTAAATTCAATAGTAAGCTACCAGCTTTGCACTACTGGGGAGCTCTGGTGGGGTGAATTTTCAGAATATTGGTCAAAAAATGAAGTTAATAATGATAATTTAGGGGAAAAATACATTAATTTTCTCAAAAATTCAAAGGGAAACAGACGACTTTTAAACGTAAAAATAAAAAGGATTGAAAAAGTTATCCCGTTTCTTGAAACGATAAATCTTCTGGATTTTAAAAATTACTATGTAACTATGGAAGAACTGCTTGAAAAACTATCAAAATGCTTAAACTCGAAAAAAAATGCAAAAACCATTGTCTTTGCACTAAAAATGTTTGGTTATTCTTCAAGAATCGTATTTAATGAATTTATTCCCTACCCGATGGAGATTGAAATTCCAAAAGATTCAAGAATTGAAAAATACACCCTCAAATTTACAGATAAAGACCCGATAAAATTTTGGAATAATATTTCTAAAATTACAAAAATTCCGCCATTACATATAGATTCGATAATTTGGCCAGTTCTTGGGAAAAAATTTGATTTTGAATCATGTAACGGAAAAATTGGTAAAAAATCAAAATATTTATTCAAATTACTTGAATTTTGA
- a CDS encoding rubredoxin: MSVWKCTVCGYEYDEEKEGKKFSELPDTWTCPLCGAKKSAFVEL, translated from the coding sequence ATGTCAGTTTGGAAATGCACAGTCTGCGGATACGAATACGATGAAGAAAAAGAGGGGAAAAAGTTCTCAGAATTGCCTGATACCTGGACATGCCCCCTTTGTGGTGCTAAAAAATCTGCATTCGTAGAATTATAA
- the hypA gene encoding hydrogenase maturation nickel metallochaperone HypA, giving the protein MHELSYATSVLNAILEAVEQQEALGRKVIKVNDINLEIGELTLLSVDQLQFVFEVISEDTVCKGAELKAEMVKPKIFCMDCEFEGDLDTKDELEVICPKCESRNVKLKGGKEFNIVNATIEFDDEE; this is encoded by the coding sequence ATGCACGAACTCTCTTATGCAACGTCAGTATTAAATGCGATACTCGAAGCAGTTGAACAACAAGAAGCACTCGGTAGAAAGGTTATAAAAGTAAATGACATTAATCTGGAAATTGGGGAACTTACTTTGTTAAGTGTCGATCAGTTACAGTTTGTTTTCGAAGTTATTTCAGAAGATACTGTATGTAAGGGCGCAGAATTAAAAGCAGAGATGGTAAAACCAAAAATTTTCTGTATGGACTGTGAATTCGAAGGAGATTTGGATACAAAAGATGAACTCGAAGTAATATGTCCAAAATGTGAATCGAGAAATGTTAAATTGAAAGGCGGAAAAGAATTTAACATAGTAAATGCGACAATCGAATTTGATGACGAAGAATAA
- a CDS encoding RNA-binding domain-containing protein — translation MVNNISISTIANATEDEEKVLDAMVFFLPEIIEEDDLETETVETEGNFGNPIEIHTVKISGKKAKMVFNYIIDLIKSDERNVNRLKSEMDSRIEKNKLYLRFDKQKAYLEECKLSDGDDTVRIVVNFKIFVPSGKEEKVKEMVLERLDKQGVF, via the coding sequence ATGGTAAATAATATATCAATATCAACGATTGCAAACGCAACCGAAGACGAAGAAAAAGTTCTTGATGCAATGGTTTTCTTTTTACCTGAAATAATCGAAGAAGACGATTTAGAAACCGAGACAGTTGAAACAGAAGGAAATTTTGGAAATCCTATTGAGATTCACACCGTTAAAATTTCTGGAAAAAAGGCAAAAATGGTATTCAATTATATCATTGATTTGATAAAAAGCGACGAAAGAAACGTAAATCGATTAAAAAGTGAAATGGATAGTAGAATCGAGAAAAATAAACTTTATTTAAGATTTGATAAACAAAAAGCATATCTTGAAGAGTGTAAACTTTCAGATGGGGACGATACTGTAAGAATCGTTGTAAACTTCAAGATTTTTGTTCCAAGTGGAAAAGAAGAAAAAGTAAAAGAAATGGTTTTGGAAAGACTCGATAAACAAGGTGTTTTTTAA
- a CDS encoding 50S ribosomal protein L15e, protein MSMYNYVKEAWKVPANSYVKELQWSRMQDWRKEPSVIRVERPTRIDRARNLGYKAKQGIVVVRVSVRRGGLRKPRPKHSKKPSTLGINKITMAKSIQRIAEERAAKKYPNLEVLNSYWVGQDGKQKWYEVILVDSCHPSIKSDKSYNWLCKGTHKGRATRGLTSAGKKGRGLMYKGKGTEKVRPSVRANSKKAK, encoded by the coding sequence ATGAGTATGTACAACTACGTGAAAGAAGCATGGAAAGTACCTGCTAACTCATACGTTAAAGAGTTACAATGGTCAAGAATGCAAGACTGGAGAAAAGAACCTTCAGTTATTAGAGTTGAAAGACCTACAAGAATTGATAGGGCTAGAAACTTAGGATACAAAGCAAAACAAGGAATTGTTGTTGTAAGAGTTAGTGTTAGAAGAGGAGGTTTAAGAAAACCAAGACCAAAACACTCCAAAAAACCTTCAACATTAGGTATCAACAAAATTACAATGGCAAAATCCATTCAAAGAATTGCTGAAGAAAGAGCAGCTAAAAAATACCCTAACTTGGAAGTATTAAACTCTTACTGGGTAGGACAAGATGGAAAACAAAAATGGTACGAAGTAATCTTAGTTGATTCATGCCATCCGTCAATCAAAAGCGACAAATCCTACAACTGGCTCTGCAAAGGAACCCACAAAGGTAGAGCAACCAGAGGTTTAACCTCAGCTGGTAAAAAAGGAAGAGGATTAATGTACAAAGGAAAAGGTACTGAAAAAGTAAGGCCAAGTGTCAGAGCTAACAGCAAAAAAGCGAAATAA
- a CDS encoding translation initiation factor IF-2 subunit beta produces the protein MVDYFDYNSLLTRAREQLPEEVFKDVRFEIPSADSFVEGNRTIIKNFKDIAKFMERDPQEFAKYVMKELGTAGDMEGVRLILQGKFGWRMVNEKIQNYVNEYVLCPECGKPDTKIVKEGRIHFLKCTACGAMKPVKTL, from the coding sequence ATGGTCGACTACTTCGATTACAACAGTTTATTGACAAGAGCGCGAGAACAACTTCCAGAAGAAGTATTCAAAGACGTAAGGTTTGAAATTCCATCTGCAGATAGTTTTGTAGAAGGAAACAGGACCATTATTAAAAACTTCAAAGATATTGCAAAATTCATGGAAAGGGACCCACAAGAATTTGCAAAATACGTAATGAAAGAACTCGGTACTGCAGGGGACATGGAAGGTGTCAGATTAATCTTGCAGGGTAAATTTGGATGGAGAATGGTAAACGAAAAAATCCAAAATTACGTAAATGAATACGTACTCTGTCCAGAATGTGGAAAACCAGACACAAAAATCGTAAAAGAAGGAAGAATACACTTCTTGAAATGTACCGCTTGTGGTGCAATGAAACCAGTTAAGACATTATAA
- a CDS encoding 60S ribosomal export protein NMD3, with translation MKGFCYRCGHEGELLDGLCKICYTHMNPLIELDNEIHVEVCHMCGSYKRKLWQDPQKKETYEVMEEIAYFGVKDNLKKANKSIDVEIIPQEPRQLPGGKRSRVEIPVVVFAEGRLVGEDNDRDEERHITVYLDMVQCPRCSRCMSNYYEGTLQVRAMNRFLNDKERIELDDFVRDEAEKRLNKDRMAFISKYIPQKEGLDYQMGSMGAIRNIASAIKAKYGGKSIETAKLVGVDKDTGKDQYRITVAVRIPEFKLGDILEYTEKLYVVSSLNEARVYLEPVELGDKISLAWNEIDKSAKLIKKGEDCETATVISITPDTITAMDDSNYEIYEYNNSVEDVKEGDKLRIFKNEEINRILEILE, from the coding sequence ATGAAAGGATTCTGCTACCGTTGCGGTCATGAAGGCGAACTTCTAGATGGCTTATGTAAAATCTGCTACACCCACATGAATCCACTTATTGAACTCGATAACGAGATCCACGTTGAAGTCTGCCACATGTGCGGGTCGTACAAGAGAAAACTCTGGCAAGACCCTCAAAAAAAGGAAACTTACGAAGTAATGGAAGAAATTGCATATTTTGGAGTTAAGGATAATTTAAAAAAGGCAAATAAAAGCATTGATGTAGAAATAATTCCACAAGAACCACGACAGCTTCCGGGAGGAAAAAGATCCCGTGTAGAAATCCCAGTTGTTGTTTTTGCAGAAGGACGACTCGTTGGGGAAGACAACGACAGAGATGAAGAAAGACACATTACAGTTTATCTTGATATGGTGCAGTGCCCAAGATGTTCTAGATGTATGTCAAACTACTACGAAGGAACGCTCCAAGTTAGGGCAATGAACCGATTTTTAAATGACAAAGAAAGGATAGAATTGGACGACTTCGTTAGGGATGAAGCTGAAAAACGACTTAATAAAGACAGGATGGCATTTATCTCAAAATATATTCCACAAAAAGAAGGGTTAGACTATCAAATGGGTTCAATGGGTGCAATACGAAATATTGCATCAGCGATAAAAGCCAAATACGGCGGAAAATCAATTGAAACTGCAAAACTCGTTGGAGTAGATAAAGATACTGGAAAAGACCAGTACAGAATTACGGTTGCAGTTCGAATTCCAGAATTTAAACTCGGAGATATTTTAGAATATACTGAAAAACTATATGTCGTTTCTTCGTTGAATGAAGCGAGAGTTTACCTTGAACCTGTTGAACTTGGAGATAAAATTTCACTTGCCTGGAATGAAATTGATAAATCTGCAAAATTAATTAAAAAAGGAGAAGATTGTGAAACTGCCACAGTAATTTCAATTACTCCTGACACGATAACTGCGATGGACGATTCAAATTACGAGATATACGAATACAATAATTCGGTTGAAGATGTAAAAGAAGGAGATAAATTAAGAATATTCAAAAACGAAGAAATCAACAGGATTTTAGAAATTTTAGAATAA
- a CDS encoding homoserine kinase yields MKKVKVCSPGTSANLGPGYDIFGLALSKPYDTLEVEKTEQGITISVDGEKAEEISTKVDENTAGVVAKKMMEDFNIESGIHIHINKGIKPGSGLGSSSASCAGVAFALNELFELGLSKLELVKYSSLGEAVAAGAPHADNVAPAIFGGFTLTTSYDPLEVLHIPVDIEVLVALPNIQVSTKTAREILPKEIPINDMVNNVGKAAGMIYALYNNDLELFGRYMSKDCVVEPCRANLIDGYDEVKEKVKDMVYGITISGSGPAIITIPKKEHVIDIENIFKDVWNCPVYYTKVGPGCYVEEIE; encoded by the coding sequence ATGAAAAAAGTAAAGGTGTGTTCGCCTGGAACTTCTGCAAATCTCGGTCCGGGGTATGATATTTTCGGGCTTGCTCTTTCAAAGCCATATGATACATTGGAAGTCGAAAAAACGGAACAAGGAATTACAATTTCTGTTGACGGGGAAAAAGCAGAAGAGATATCTACAAAAGTGGACGAAAATACCGCAGGAGTGGTTGCTAAAAAGATGATGGAAGATTTTAATATCGAATCAGGAATCCATATTCATATAAATAAAGGAATAAAACCCGGAAGCGGTCTTGGAAGTAGTTCCGCGTCATGTGCAGGAGTTGCATTTGCATTAAATGAACTTTTTGAACTGGGATTATCCAAATTAGAACTTGTTAAATATTCTTCACTTGGGGAAGCAGTCGCCGCAGGCGCTCCTCACGCAGATAACGTAGCTCCTGCAATTTTTGGGGGATTTACACTTACAACAAGCTACGATCCTTTAGAAGTACTTCATATCCCCGTAGATATTGAAGTTTTAGTTGCACTTCCAAACATTCAGGTAAGTACGAAAACCGCAAGAGAAATACTTCCAAAGGAAATTCCAATAAACGATATGGTAAACAACGTTGGAAAAGCTGCAGGAATGATTTATGCATTATATAACAACGATTTAGAACTTTTTGGAAGATACATGTCAAAAGACTGCGTTGTTGAACCATGCAGGGCCAATTTAATTGATGGATATGACGAAGTTAAAGAAAAGGTAAAAGATATGGTCTACGGTATAACGATCAGTGGTTCAGGACCTGCAATTATTACAATACCTAAAAAAGAACACGTAATTGATATCGAAAATATATTTAAGGATGTCTGGAACTGTCCGGTTTACTATACGAAAGTGGGGCCCGGATGTTACGTTGAAGAAATTGAATAA
- a CDS encoding PQQ-binding-like beta-propeller repeat protein, with protein MLRGGVNDCKIKWEFLIGNSIDSSPILSKNGTVYVGSGDKNLYAINPDGSVKWSFKSDEIIECKPSIGKDGTIYFGSDKVYAINPDGTEKWKFGTKKAIASDFTIFEDVLYVTSLDGYLYAINPDGTEKWRFKTNRAIYATPIVSEDGTIYVGSNDNYLYAINPDGTEKWRFKTNDTITSAVSIGKDGTIYFGSDKVYAINPDGTEKWKFYAGYWIVTRPAISEDGTIYVTSLDGYLYAINPDGTEKWRFKTDKRIESSPVIGNTGTIYFGSYDGHLYAINPDGTEKWNFQTGSWIIATPTIDKNGTIYFGTRNGKFYALFN; from the coding sequence ATGTTGCGTGGGGGCGTAAATGATTGTAAAATTAAATGGGAATTTTTGATCGGAAATAGTATCGATTCAAGCCCTATTCTTTCTAAAAACGGAACCGTATATGTTGGTTCAGGCGATAAAAATCTTTATGCAATAAATCCTGATGGGTCTGTAAAGTGGTCTTTTAAATCGGACGAAATAATTGAGTGCAAGCCATCCATTGGTAAAGATGGAACAATTTATTTTGGTTCAGATAAGGTCTATGCAATAAACCCCGACGGAACTGAAAAGTGGAAATTTGGTACAAAAAAAGCAATAGCATCCGACTTTACGATTTTTGAAGACGTACTTTATGTAACGTCCCTCGATGGTTATCTCTATGCAATAAACCCCGACGGAACTGAAAAGTGGCGTTTTAAAACCAATAGGGCAATATATGCAACACCCATAGTTTCAGAAGATGGAACAATTTATGTTGGATCAAATGACAATTATCTCTATGCAATAAACCCCGACGGAACTGAAAAGTGGCGTTTTAAAACTAATGATACAATAACTTCTGCAGTATCCATTGGTAAAGATGGAACAATTTATTTTGGTTCAGATAAGGTCTATGCAATAAACCCCGACGGAACTGAAAAGTGGAAATTTTATGCTGGATACTGGATTGTTACAAGGCCTGCAATTTCAGAAGATGGAACGATCTATGTAACGTCCCTCGATGGTTATCTCTATGCAATAAACCCCGACGGAACTGAAAAGTGGCGTTTTAAAACGGATAAACGTATAGAATCTTCCCCCGTAATTGGAAACACCGGAACAATTTATTTTGGTTCATATGATGGTCATTTATACGCAATAAACCCCGACGGAACTGAAAAGTGGAATTTTCAAACGGGAAGCTGGATAATAGCTACTCCAACAATAGATAAAAACGGAACAATCTATTTTGGGACAAGAAATGGAAAATTCTACGCATTATTTAATTAA
- a CDS encoding aldolase: MVKKISCNEVLIPLETPKSMHEEYIQNYLNLTRNTGNLMLFAGDQKIEHLNEDFYGKDISKDDANPEHLFKIAKSSKIGGFAVQFGLLSRYGHDYKDINYIIKLNSKTNLVETNQKDPISRSLININNILEFKKNSGINIVGVGYTIYLGSEYEPEMLSEASKIIYEAHKGGLVVILWIYPRGKSVENEKDPHLIAGATGVASCLGADFVKVNYPKSENPAESFKEAVMAAGRTKVVCAGGSSTDIESFLKQLYEQIHISGASGNATGRNIHQKSFSDAISMCNAIYAITIDGKTVSEALNIYNERKS; encoded by the coding sequence GTGGTTAAAAAAATAAGCTGTAATGAAGTATTAATTCCGCTGGAAACTCCAAAGTCAATGCATGAGGAATATATTCAAAATTACCTGAATCTTACAAGAAATACGGGCAATTTAATGCTTTTTGCAGGCGATCAAAAAATCGAACATTTGAACGAAGATTTTTACGGAAAAGATATTTCAAAAGATGATGCAAATCCAGAACACCTGTTTAAAATTGCTAAAAGTTCAAAAATAGGTGGTTTTGCAGTTCAGTTTGGATTACTGTCAAGATACGGCCACGATTATAAAGATATAAATTACATCATAAAATTAAATTCAAAAACAAATCTTGTAGAAACGAACCAGAAAGACCCGATAAGCCGTTCACTGATAAATATTAACAATATTCTGGAATTTAAAAAAAATTCTGGAATTAATATAGTTGGAGTTGGCTACACAATATACCTTGGAAGTGAATATGAGCCAGAGATGCTTTCTGAAGCTTCGAAAATAATTTACGAAGCCCATAAAGGAGGACTCGTTGTAATTCTCTGGATTTATCCGAGAGGAAAATCTGTAGAGAATGAAAAAGATCCCCATCTAATTGCTGGAGCCACCGGCGTTGCATCGTGCCTTGGTGCAGATTTTGTAAAAGTAAACTATCCAAAATCAGAAAATCCTGCAGAATCATTTAAAGAAGCTGTTATGGCTGCCGGAAGAACGAAAGTAGTCTGTGCAGGCGGATCAAGCACAGATATTGAATCATTTTTAAAACAGCTTTACGAACAGATCCATATAAGCGGGGCGTCAGGAAATGCCACTGGCAGAAATATACATCAAAAATCATTTTCAGATGCCATATCAATGTGTAATGCAATCTATGCAATAACAATTGACGGAAAAACTGTTTCAGAAGCTTTAAATATATACAACGAAAGAAAATCTTAA
- a CDS encoding AIR synthase-related protein produces the protein MDIERYVRKCLKKGISESKIIEDGFKKVIEVKDTDEGWARRFVEAVVEEVKTTEKYHESEDKNLKYLLDCPESGITMGKMGVGSRGEGDFFVHREIARIIESTNLETEVDSTEQDDAGVVKANAEHVVVAVDGTHSRLSDFPFIAGFHVARAALRDVYVMGADAVAVISDIHLADDGDVSKIFDYTAGICAVSEAVNVPLVAGSTLRVGGDMVLGDRMVSAVGAIGTIGKGEPTARKRAEVGDVILMTEGSGGGTISTTALYYGMFDVIKETINVDFLKSCKNLIENDLLKHIHVMTDVTNGGLRGDAFEITNTAKVSLEIYKEKVNELVNPKVLEMLQKLNIDPLGVSIDSLLIIAPEDKAGEIMEKTGAKQIGVVKEGDVSYLIDKNGEKELLIPKFREAAYTPVKKVVGEQKPDNFEEMKEKVKKTCDMAIEKKDFILKEMVKD, from the coding sequence ATGGATATCGAAAGGTACGTAAGAAAGTGTCTGAAAAAGGGAATTTCAGAGTCTAAAATCATTGAAGACGGTTTTAAAAAAGTAATTGAAGTTAAAGACACTGATGAAGGATGGGCAAGAAGATTTGTCGAAGCAGTGGTCGAAGAAGTAAAGACAACTGAAAAATACCATGAATCAGAAGATAAAAATTTAAAATATTTACTCGACTGCCCAGAATCCGGAATTACAATGGGAAAAATGGGTGTTGGAAGCCGAGGAGAAGGCGATTTTTTTGTTCACCGCGAAATTGCGAGAATTATTGAAAGTACAAATTTAGAAACTGAAGTTGATAGTACTGAACAGGACGATGCAGGGGTTGTAAAAGCAAATGCAGAACACGTAGTTGTTGCAGTTGATGGAACCCACTCTAGATTAAGCGATTTTCCATTTATTGCAGGATTTCACGTTGCAAGAGCTGCTTTAAGGGACGTTTACGTTATGGGTGCAGACGCAGTTGCAGTTATAAGTGACATTCACCTTGCAGACGATGGAGACGTTTCAAAAATATTCGATTACACTGCTGGAATCTGTGCAGTTTCCGAAGCTGTAAATGTACCGCTTGTTGCAGGAAGTACCTTGAGAGTTGGCGGGGACATGGTTTTAGGGGACAGGATGGTCAGTGCTGTTGGTGCAATCGGAACAATTGGAAAAGGAGAACCAACTGCAAGAAAAAGAGCTGAAGTTGGGGATGTAATTTTAATGACTGAAGGAAGCGGTGGTGGAACAATTTCTACAACTGCGCTCTATTACGGAATGTTTGACGTTATAAAAGAAACGATTAACGTTGATTTTTTAAAATCATGCAAAAATTTAATTGAAAATGACCTTTTAAAACACATTCACGTAATGACCGATGTTACAAATGGCGGATTAAGGGGGGATGCTTTTGAGATTACAAACACCGCAAAAGTTTCACTTGAGATTTACAAAGAAAAAGTCAATGAACTCGTAAACCCGAAAGTCTTGGAAATGCTCCAAAAATTAAATATTGATCCTTTAGGAGTTTCAATTGACAGCCTTTTGATAATTGCTCCAGAAGATAAAGCTGGAGAAATAATGGAAAAAACCGGTGCTAAACAGATTGGGGTCGTAAAAGAAGGAGACGTTAGCTATTTAATTGATAAAAATGGCGAAAAAGAACTTTTAATTCCAAAATTCCGGGAAGCAGCATACACTCCAGTTAAAAAGGTAGTTGGCGAACAAAAACCTGATAACTTTGAAGAAATGAAAGAAAAAGTCAAAAAAACATGCGACATGGCAATAGAAAAGAAAGATTTTATATTAAAAGAAATGGTTAAAGATTAA
- a CDS encoding nascent polypeptide-associated complex protein has protein sequence MFPGGGKFNPRMMKQMQKMMKDFGMDAEDLKAVKVTIELEDQLLVFEKPKVQVMDMLGNKTYSITGKAKKVAKEEEKIEDVEVKVEVTEEDIEMVSSQCGVSKEEAKKALEEANGDLAEAILKLGN, from the coding sequence ATGTTTCCTGGCGGAGGAAAGTTTAATCCAAGAATGATGAAACAAATGCAGAAGATGATGAAAGATTTCGGAATGGATGCCGAAGATTTGAAAGCTGTTAAGGTTACAATTGAACTTGAAGACCAACTCTTGGTCTTTGAAAAACCAAAAGTTCAGGTAATGGACATGCTTGGAAATAAAACTTATTCGATTACTGGAAAAGCTAAGAAAGTAGCAAAAGAAGAAGAAAAAATCGAAGATGTTGAAGTAAAAGTTGAAGTAACTGAAGAAGACATCGAAATGGTTTCAAGCCAGTGCGGAGTTTCAAAAGAAGAAGCTAAAAAAGCATTAGAAGAAGCTAATGGGGATTTAGCTGAAGCTATTTTAAAACTTGGAAACTAA